The stretch of DNA TCGCCGCCGCCGGAGAGCCACAGCGTGAGGCAGTCGACCAGCAGCGGCGGGCCGTCCTCCGCGAGCAGCGCGGGCAGGTCGGCGCCCTCGACGGTGGTCCACGCGGCCGGCCGCCGCGCCCGGTGGGCGGCGACCCGCGCCGCCCACTCCGCGTCGTCGGGCACGTCGGAGGTCGCGACGTAGACGACGGACGGCTCGGCGAGCAGGCGGCGTTCGGCCTCGACCGACTTGCCGGACCGCGCGCCGCCGAGCACCAGCACCCGCCGCGCCGGCTCGCGGTCCGGCGCGGGGCCGCCGAGGACGGCGCCGTCGGGATGGACCTCGGCGCCGTAGAGCGCGAGGCGCCGGGCGAGCTCGGGCAGCGGCGGGTTGCGGTCCCCGAGGTGGGTCGCGACGACGCGCGTCCCGTCGTGCACGGCGCCGGTGCGGCGCAGCGCCGCGACCGCCTCCCCGAACGTCACCAGGTCGAGGTGGTCCCCCTTGTGCCCGCGCCAGTCGCCGAACGTCTCCTCGAGCAGCACCACGTCGAACGGCCCCTCCGGCACCTCGCGGAACGGCCCGGTGTCGGCGGCGTAGAGCAGCCGCGTCCCGTCGGGCGCGGTGAGGTCCCAGAGCAGGCACTCGCCGGTGAGCGCGTCGCCGTGGTTGGCGGGCAGCGCGCGCGCCGCGTAGCCGCCCACCGACACCGTCTCGCCCGCCGTCACCGCGCGCAGCGTCACCGGGCCGCCCGGCTCGATCCAGTGCTCGTAGCGGGCGACGGCGTTCGGCGGGCCGGCGACGACGAGCGGCGCGTCCAGCCGCGCGTACGAGCGCCACAGCATCGCCTCCGGCGCGGCGTGGTCGACGTGCGCGTGGGTGAGCAGCAGCAGCCGCACCCGGTCCAGCGCGACGCCGTGCCGGCTCGCCGCGAGCGGCACGTCCGGGCCGCAGTCGAGCAGCACGGCGTCGTCCACCAGCGCGCTCGCGTGCGCCCGCGTCACGCCCGCGCCGCGCGCCCACTCGCAGGACGCGCAGCGGCAGAACGCGCTCGGCCAGCCGGCCGCGGCACCGGTGCCGAGGAGGCGGACGTTCACGAGAACTCCGGCGTCTCGCCGAACGCCGCCCGCCGCGCCGCGCGCCGCAACGCCGCCAGCACCGGGCGGCCCACGGCCAGCAGGAGGACGACGTTGCTCACCGCCCGCACGGCGTCGAAGCCGAGCGACGAGGAGACGTGGAACGCCCAGAAGTGGCGGGCGTTGACGACGAGCGACGCGTCCGGCACGAACGCGAGCGACGACGACCCGCTGATGCCGAACGGCCAGAACCACAGGTTGAGCACGAAGCCGTAGACGAACGCCGAGACGACGCCGTAGGCGGCGAGCACGCCGAGCTCCGCCCACGGCCGCTTCGGGTGCGGCAGGAAGCCGGCGAACAGCCCGACCCACCCGGCGCCGAGCATCTGGAACGGCAGCCACGGCCCGACGCCGGCGGTGAGCAGCGCGGACGCGAACAGCGTCACGGCGCCGAGCACGAAGCCGAAGCCGCGGCCGAGCGCGTACCCGCCGAGCACGACGAGGAAGAACACCAGCTCGACGCCCGCGCCGCCGCCGGGCAGCCGCAGCCCGGCGCCGAACGCCGCGAGGACGCCGAGCATCGCGACCGCCTTCGCGTCGAGCGCGCCCTCGGACAGCTCGGCGAACAGCACGGCGAGGATCAGCGGCAGCAGCAGCACGAACAGCCACGGCGCGTCGCCGGCGTGCGCCGTGTCGACGGTCCCCTTGGGGTGCGCGAACAGCGGCCAGCAGAACGCCACCGCCCCCACCAG from Mycobacteriales bacterium encodes:
- a CDS encoding bifunctional adenosylcobinamide kinase/adenosylcobinamide-phosphate guanylyltransferase, giving the protein MNVRLLGTGAAAGWPSAFCRCASCEWARGAGVTRAHASALVDDAVLLDCGPDVPLAASRHGVALDRVRLLLLTHAHVDHAAPEAMLWRSYARLDAPLVVAGPPNAVARYEHWIEPGGPVTLRAVTAGETVSVGGYAARALPANHGDALTGECLLWDLTAPDGTRLLYAADTGPFREVPEGPFDVVLLEETFGDWRGHKGDHLDLVTFGEAVAALRRTGAVHDGTRVVATHLGDRNPPLPELARRLALYGAEVHPDGAVLGGPAPDREPARRVLVLGGARSGKSVEAERRLLAEPSVVYVATSDVPDDAEWAARVAAHRARRPAAWTTVEGADLPALLAEDGPPLLVDCLTLWLSGGGDPDALVDAWRRTRRRVVAVSNEVGSGIVPATASGRAFRDALGRLNAAVAAESDEVWLTVAGQPLRLK
- a CDS encoding ECF transporter S component gives rise to the protein MSARVRALPLKPRSAAALTFVSLVGAVAFCWPLFAHPKGTVDTAHAGDAPWLFVLLLPLILAVLFAELSEGALDAKAVAMLGVLAAFGAGLRLPGGGAGVELVFFLVVLGGYALGRGFGFVLGAVTLFASALLTAGVGPWLPFQMLGAGWVGLFAGFLPHPKRPWAELGVLAAYGVVSAFVYGFVLNLWFWPFGISGSSSLAFVPDASLVVNARHFWAFHVSSSLGFDAVRAVSNVVLLLAVGRPVLAALRRAARRAAFGETPEFS